Proteins encoded together in one Bradyrhizobium sp. PSBB068 window:
- a CDS encoding sugar-binding protein codes for MNDSMKRWIVPLLAGAAALAMTTGIAQAQQKKTIALVTNVAADFWTIAGRGLEKAQKEHPEYNIELIVTNEGTAAGQRRELDDLLVRGVAGISISVDDAPHATEELNKVAAKTVLITTDSDAPQSNRLAYIGTDNVAAGRQAGEEIKKALPNGGKIALFVGTMDADNARERVQGIKESIAGTKVELVDVFTDQVDFAKAKANMENVLVKYPDIALLSGLWSYETPLIYDAVKAAGKAGKVKIVGFDEDQRTLRGISDGTIESTVVQQPYEFGYLSATNIIKTLNGDKSWIPKDSKLIVPTKVISKANVAEFAANLKDLLKK; via the coding sequence ATGAATGACTCGATGAAGAGATGGATCGTACCGCTGTTGGCGGGCGCAGCCGCGCTCGCGATGACAACGGGGATAGCACAGGCACAGCAAAAAAAGACCATCGCGCTGGTGACCAACGTCGCTGCCGACTTCTGGACCATCGCGGGCCGCGGGCTTGAGAAGGCGCAGAAGGAGCACCCCGAATACAATATCGAATTGATCGTCACCAACGAAGGCACCGCGGCCGGCCAGCGGCGTGAACTGGACGACCTTTTGGTGCGTGGCGTCGCCGGCATCTCGATCTCGGTCGACGATGCCCCGCATGCGACCGAAGAACTCAACAAGGTTGCGGCCAAGACCGTGCTGATCACCACGGACAGCGACGCGCCGCAGAGCAATCGTCTCGCCTATATCGGCACCGACAACGTCGCAGCCGGGCGGCAGGCCGGCGAGGAGATCAAGAAGGCGCTGCCGAACGGCGGCAAGATCGCGCTGTTCGTCGGAACGATGGACGCCGACAACGCCCGCGAGCGCGTGCAGGGCATCAAGGAATCGATCGCCGGCACCAAGGTCGAGCTGGTCGACGTGTTCACCGATCAGGTCGACTTCGCCAAGGCCAAGGCGAACATGGAGAACGTGCTCGTCAAATATCCCGACATCGCGCTGCTGTCCGGCCTGTGGAGCTACGAGACCCCGCTGATCTATGACGCGGTGAAGGCCGCGGGCAAGGCCGGCAAGGTGAAGATCGTCGGCTTCGACGAGGATCAGCGGACGCTGCGCGGCATCTCCGACGGCACCATCGAATCCACGGTCGTGCAGCAGCCCTACGAGTTCGGCTATCTCTCCGCCACCAACATCATCAAGACGCTGAACGGCGACAAGTCCTGGATTCCGAAAGACAGCAAGCTGATCGTGCCGACCAAGGTGATCAGCAAGGCCAACGTCGCGGAGTTCGCCGCAAATCTGAAGGATCTGCTGAAGAAGTGA
- a CDS encoding ROK family protein, with protein MNEQSEPLRRASSLARGSNRDRLVEVLRRQGPLPRVELARSTGLSFPAISAITSKLMAEDLLVEAETDAATSWPDDSDEDDTDGLNGRRRGRPAVLLTLNPEFGRIIAVSLRMNLIETLIADFSGSALAQSRLELTTRGLDAGALCDLVIAQIEAMLEATGTPRDRLLGIGIALQGIVDADTGRHLWSPALSITDLDLAKPVREEFGVEVVMANDAVAVALALVAAEPALAQGLTATLMVGHGIGMGIVVDGEARWGAGAGSEIGHVKLTPNGPQCRCGQRGCIEAHLADYALYRDARTFLDLPPAVSQQPSEAQMALLRARARAGDPRLEQLFRQAGHALAEAVATTISVLRPHHLILAGPGLQAFDMMRSAYQERLEQAVLPWLLKSTAIHVRPSESATIVDGMVRRTLRVVDRNHMESTE; from the coding sequence ATGAATGAGCAGTCCGAACCGCTGAGACGCGCTTCAAGCCTGGCCCGCGGATCGAACCGCGACCGTCTCGTCGAAGTCCTGCGGCGCCAGGGACCATTGCCGCGGGTCGAGCTGGCACGCAGCACCGGGCTGAGCTTTCCGGCCATTTCGGCCATTACGTCGAAGCTGATGGCGGAAGACCTGCTGGTTGAGGCCGAGACAGATGCTGCGACGTCGTGGCCGGACGACTCCGACGAAGACGATACGGACGGGCTCAACGGCCGCCGCCGGGGCCGGCCGGCGGTCTTGTTGACGCTGAACCCCGAATTCGGCCGCATCATTGCGGTCTCACTCCGCATGAATCTGATCGAAACGTTGATCGCCGATTTCAGCGGCTCGGCCCTGGCGCAATCGCGGCTTGAGCTGACGACGCGGGGCCTCGATGCAGGCGCGTTGTGCGATCTCGTGATCGCGCAGATCGAGGCAATGCTCGAAGCGACTGGCACGCCGCGAGACCGGCTGCTCGGAATCGGGATTGCGCTGCAAGGCATCGTCGACGCTGATACAGGCAGGCATCTGTGGAGCCCCGCGCTGTCGATCACCGACCTCGATCTGGCAAAGCCGGTCCGCGAGGAATTCGGCGTCGAAGTCGTGATGGCGAACGATGCGGTCGCGGTGGCGCTCGCGCTGGTCGCGGCCGAGCCGGCCCTGGCGCAGGGGCTCACGGCCACGCTCATGGTCGGTCACGGCATCGGCATGGGCATCGTCGTCGACGGCGAAGCGCGCTGGGGGGCGGGCGCGGGCAGCGAGATCGGCCATGTCAAGCTGACCCCGAATGGTCCGCAATGCCGCTGCGGTCAGCGCGGCTGCATCGAGGCCCATCTCGCGGACTATGCGCTCTACCGCGACGCCCGCACCTTCCTCGACCTGCCGCCGGCGGTGTCGCAGCAACCGTCCGAGGCGCAGATGGCGCTGCTGCGCGCGCGGGCACGCGCCGGCGATCCCCGTCTCGAGCAGCTATTCCGGCAGGCAGGCCACGCGCTCGCCGAAGCGGTCGCCACGACGATATCGGTGTTGCGCCCACATCATTTGATCCTCGCAGGTCCCGGCCTGCAGGCGTTCGACATGATGCGCAGCGCCTATCAAGAGCGGCTCGAGCAGGCGGTGCTGCCGTGGTTGCTCAAGTCGACGGCGATCCATGTGCGTCCCAGTGAGTCGGCGACGATCGTCGACGGCATGGTGCGGCGGACGCTGCGGGTCGTGGACCGAAACCACATGGAATCGACCGAGTGA
- a CDS encoding SDR family oxidoreductase, with product MQGAVYPSLKDRTVLVTGGGSGIGEAIVRQFINQGARVGFIDIDLTSSEQLLSDLGAQARVHFEHADLRDIGALRRAVAGIREALGPITILVNNAARDDRHAIEDVTPEFWDERIAVNLKHQFFSAQAVAPDMRQAGGGAIINIGSVSWVIGQGNMPCYTTAKSAVQGLTRALARDLGPHNVRVNSILPGWIMTQRQQDLWLTPEGVAELMQRQCLKRKLVPDDIARVVLFFAADDSGACTNQSHIVDGGWV from the coding sequence ATGCAGGGTGCCGTCTATCCAAGCCTCAAGGACCGGACCGTTCTGGTCACCGGTGGCGGTTCCGGCATTGGCGAGGCCATCGTCCGCCAGTTCATCAACCAGGGCGCGCGAGTCGGTTTCATCGACATCGACCTGACGTCCTCGGAGCAGCTGCTGTCCGACCTCGGGGCGCAGGCCCGCGTGCACTTCGAGCACGCCGATCTGCGCGACATCGGCGCGCTGCGCCGCGCGGTCGCCGGCATTCGCGAGGCGCTCGGGCCGATCACGATCCTGGTCAACAACGCGGCGCGCGATGATCGTCACGCGATCGAGGACGTCACGCCGGAATTCTGGGACGAGCGGATCGCGGTCAACCTCAAGCACCAGTTCTTCAGTGCCCAGGCGGTCGCACCCGACATGAGGCAGGCGGGCGGCGGTGCGATCATCAACATCGGCTCGGTGAGCTGGGTGATCGGTCAGGGCAACATGCCCTGCTACACCACTGCCAAGTCAGCGGTGCAGGGCCTCACCCGCGCGCTGGCGCGCGATCTCGGTCCGCACAATGTGCGGGTCAACTCCATCCTGCCCGGATGGATCATGACCCAGCGCCAGCAGGATCTGTGGCTGACGCCCGAAGGCGTTGCTGAGCTGATGCAGCGCCAATGCCTGAAGCGCAAGCTCGTGCCTGACGACATTGCTCGCGTGGTGCTGTTCTTCGCCGCCGACGACAGCGGCGCCTGCACCAACCAGAGCCATATCGTCGATGGCGGCTGGGTCTAA
- a CDS encoding MarR family transcriptional regulator, which translates to MPDPGPIPLDSQLCFSLYGTTIAINRAYKPLLDGLGITYPQYLVLSVLWERDGQMISAIADRLALEPSTITPLVKRLEHAGFVERRRSTQDERQVGVHLTGSGKAMQSRTGCLTDTLLARSGLTVDELISLNKRVQALRDALTASGAD; encoded by the coding sequence ATGCCTGATCCGGGACCAATTCCGCTGGATAGCCAGCTCTGCTTTTCGCTTTACGGCACCACCATCGCGATCAACCGCGCCTACAAACCCCTGCTCGACGGCCTCGGCATCACTTATCCGCAATACCTCGTTCTCAGCGTGCTCTGGGAAAGGGACGGGCAGATGATTTCCGCGATCGCCGACCGGCTCGCCCTCGAACCCAGCACCATCACGCCGCTGGTGAAGCGGCTCGAGCATGCCGGCTTTGTCGAGCGTCGGCGCAGCACGCAGGATGAGCGGCAGGTCGGCGTCCATCTGACCGGCAGCGGCAAGGCGATGCAGTCACGCACCGGCTGCCTGACCGACACCTTGCTGGCGCGGTCCGGCCTGACGGTCGACGAACTCATCTCGCTGAACAAGCGCGTCCAGGCCCTGCGCGACGCGTTGACGGCTTCAGGCGCGGACTGA
- a CDS encoding alpha/beta hydrolase: MSITTKLLAAAASLGLASAAIPAAHAQSAPVKSIVLVHGGFVDGSGWEGVYKILKKDGYKVSIVQNPTTTLADDVAVTKRAIAAADGNVVLVGHSYGGVVITEAGTDPKVAGLVYITAFAPDQGESVGKLIANPPPGAPVPPILPPKDGFLSLDRAKFAASFAADVKPDVAAFMADSQVPWGVTALNGEVTVPAWKSKPSWYLVATNDKMIPVDAQRMMAKRAGAKTVDQAGSHAIYVSKPQAVAAIIEQAAKGVGESKK; the protein is encoded by the coding sequence ATGTCGATCACCACCAAATTGCTCGCCGCCGCAGCGTCGCTGGGCCTCGCCTCGGCCGCGATCCCTGCAGCCCACGCCCAATCCGCCCCCGTCAAGTCGATCGTCCTCGTCCATGGCGGTTTCGTCGACGGTTCGGGCTGGGAAGGCGTCTACAAGATCCTGAAGAAGGACGGCTACAAGGTCAGCATTGTCCAGAACCCGACCACTACGCTGGCGGACGACGTCGCCGTCACCAAGCGCGCCATCGCCGCCGCGGATGGCAATGTCGTTCTGGTCGGCCACTCCTATGGCGGCGTCGTGATCACCGAGGCTGGCACCGACCCGAAGGTCGCAGGGCTGGTCTACATCACGGCGTTCGCGCCCGACCAGGGTGAATCGGTCGGCAAGCTGATCGCCAATCCTCCTCCGGGCGCGCCGGTGCCGCCGATCCTGCCGCCGAAGGACGGCTTCCTCTCGCTCGATCGCGCGAAGTTCGCTGCGTCGTTCGCTGCCGATGTGAAGCCCGACGTCGCGGCTTTCATGGCTGACTCCCAGGTGCCCTGGGGCGTCACGGCGCTGAACGGCGAGGTGACCGTGCCGGCCTGGAAGAGCAAGCCGAGCTGGTACCTGGTGGCGACCAACGACAAGATGATCCCGGTCGATGCGCAGCGCATGATGGCCAAGCGCGCCGGCGCCAAGACCGTCGATCAGGCCGGCAGCCACGCCATCTATGTTTCGAAGCCGCAAGCTGTGGCGGCCATCATCGAGCAGGCCGCCAAGGGCGTCGGTGAGAGCAAGAAGTAA
- a CDS encoding TetR family transcriptional regulator has protein sequence MARSRAKDYDDKRLSMLHRSAELFAASGYVGTSMNTIADACGVSKALLYHYYPDKEAILFDILSSHLETLVAAVRKASASAGDPIERFRTIVGTLLELYRHADAEHQVQIASLKLLPKDKQQPLLASERILVRIMSDALAAAVPAAKQKRVLKPLTMSVFGMLNWHYMWFREGGPMTRAEYAEFVAQLVLAGAADAAAARPRSKAKPVGRSRQAELL, from the coding sequence ATGGCCCGATCGCGCGCCAAGGACTACGACGACAAGCGCCTCTCGATGCTGCACCGCTCGGCCGAGCTGTTTGCCGCCTCGGGATATGTCGGCACGTCGATGAACACGATCGCCGATGCGTGCGGTGTCTCGAAGGCGCTGCTCTATCACTACTACCCGGACAAGGAGGCGATCCTGTTCGATATCCTGTCGTCGCATCTCGAGACGCTGGTGGCGGCGGTTCGCAAGGCGAGCGCGTCGGCCGGCGATCCCATCGAGCGCTTCAGGACGATCGTTGGCACCCTGCTCGAGCTCTACCGGCATGCCGATGCCGAGCATCAGGTCCAGATCGCAAGTCTCAAGCTGCTGCCGAAGGACAAGCAGCAGCCGCTGCTTGCGAGCGAGCGGATCCTGGTCAGGATCATGTCCGATGCGCTCGCCGCCGCGGTGCCGGCGGCGAAGCAGAAGCGCGTGCTCAAGCCGCTGACGATGAGCGTCTTCGGCATGCTGAACTGGCACTATATGTGGTTTCGCGAGGGCGGGCCGATGACCCGCGCCGAATATGCCGAGTTCGTCGCGCAACTGGTGCTGGCCGGTGCCGCGGATGCCGCCGCCGCCCGGCCGCGCAGCAAGGCAAAGCCGGTCGGCCGCAGCCGGCAGGCCGAGTTGCTCTGA
- the paaZ gene encoding phenylacetic acid degradation bifunctional protein PaaZ, with protein MQLDSFVRGRWSGAGEPAAEIRSAVTGDVVALATRSDLDMREILAYGRSVGGKNLRKLSFHQRAGLLKALADHLSQHKDRLYKLSLHAGATRTDAMIDVDGGIGTLFAYASKGRRELPNTRYLLDGNVEGLSKGGAFAGQHIVTPLHGVAVHINAFNFPCWGLLEKLAPALLAGVPVVTKPATVTAYVAYELVRLITESGALPEGALQFIIGSTGDLFDHLTCQDVVSFTGSADTSQKLQRHPVIAREAVRFIAERDSLNAAILAPGAAPGSPEFDLFIKEVAKEMTVKAGQKCTAIRRALAPSAQLDAVISALRDRLAKVVVGNPASDNVRMGPLVGLAQRNDVLAHVAKLRTEAELVAGDPDNFALVDADAKRGAFVPPLLLHCAKPLAATAVHEIEAFGPVCTVMGYDDLDQAIALTNRGGGSLVASVYTHDIDAATELTFGIGSFHGRVAIIDRDCATEHTGHGSPMPQMVHGGPGRAGGGEELGGVRSLQHYMQRTALQGSPRMLSGVTGRWFKGSPVLEGDLHPFRYHYDDLEIGRTLVSKSRQITLDDIEHFAHFTGDTFYAHMDEEATKGHPFFPGRVAHGYLLLSFAAGLFVDPDYGPVLANYGLDSLRFVKPVQPGEQIQVRLTAKEKTPRNKQYGEVRWDVEITTGTGETAATYELLTMNAMRG; from the coding sequence ATGCAGCTCGACAGCTTCGTTCGTGGCAGGTGGTCCGGCGCGGGCGAACCGGCGGCCGAGATTCGCAGCGCCGTCACCGGCGACGTGGTGGCGCTCGCGACCAGGAGCGATCTCGACATGCGCGAGATCCTCGCCTATGGCCGCTCGGTCGGCGGCAAGAATCTCCGCAAGCTGTCGTTCCACCAGCGCGCGGGATTGCTGAAGGCGCTAGCCGACCATCTGAGCCAGCACAAGGACCGGCTCTACAAACTGTCGCTGCATGCAGGCGCCACCCGCACCGACGCCATGATCGACGTCGACGGCGGTATCGGCACGCTGTTCGCATATGCCAGCAAGGGACGCCGCGAGCTTCCGAACACCAGGTACCTGCTCGACGGTAATGTCGAAGGGCTCTCCAAGGGCGGCGCGTTTGCCGGTCAACACATCGTGACGCCGCTGCACGGCGTCGCTGTGCACATCAACGCGTTCAATTTCCCGTGCTGGGGCTTGCTGGAGAAGCTGGCGCCTGCGCTTCTCGCCGGCGTTCCCGTCGTCACCAAGCCTGCGACGGTCACCGCCTATGTCGCCTACGAGCTCGTGCGGTTGATCACCGAATCCGGTGCACTGCCGGAAGGCGCGCTGCAATTCATCATTGGCTCGACCGGCGACCTGTTCGACCATCTCACCTGCCAGGACGTGGTGTCGTTCACGGGCTCCGCCGACACCTCGCAGAAGCTGCAGCGGCATCCGGTCATCGCGCGCGAAGCTGTCCGGTTCATCGCCGAGCGCGACTCCCTGAATGCAGCGATCCTCGCTCCGGGCGCCGCGCCGGGAAGCCCGGAGTTCGATCTCTTCATCAAGGAAGTGGCAAAGGAGATGACGGTCAAGGCCGGGCAGAAATGCACCGCGATCCGCCGCGCGCTGGCGCCGTCAGCGCAGCTCGACGCCGTGATCTCGGCCTTGCGCGATCGCCTGGCAAAGGTCGTGGTCGGCAATCCCGCAAGCGACAACGTCAGGATGGGACCACTGGTTGGCCTCGCCCAGCGCAACGATGTGCTTGCCCACGTCGCGAAGCTCCGCACCGAGGCCGAGCTGGTGGCCGGCGATCCCGACAACTTTGCGCTCGTCGACGCCGACGCCAAGCGCGGCGCTTTCGTTCCGCCGCTGCTGCTGCACTGCGCGAAGCCGCTTGCCGCAACCGCGGTCCACGAGATCGAGGCGTTCGGGCCGGTCTGCACCGTGATGGGCTATGACGATCTGGACCAGGCCATCGCACTGACCAACCGCGGCGGCGGCAGCCTGGTCGCATCGGTCTACACCCACGATATCGACGCGGCGACCGAGCTCACCTTCGGCATCGGCAGCTTCCATGGCCGCGTCGCGATCATCGACCGCGACTGCGCGACCGAGCACACCGGCCACGGCTCGCCGATGCCGCAGATGGTCCACGGCGGCCCGGGCCGCGCCGGCGGTGGCGAGGAACTGGGCGGCGTCCGCAGCCTGCAGCACTACATGCAGCGCACCGCGTTGCAAGGCTCTCCTCGCATGCTGAGCGGCGTCACCGGCCGCTGGTTCAAGGGCAGCCCGGTGCTCGAGGGCGACCTGCACCCGTTCCGCTATCACTACGACGATCTCGAGATCGGCCGCACGCTGGTCTCGAAGTCGCGGCAGATCACCCTCGACGACATCGAGCACTTCGCGCATTTCACCGGCGACACCTTCTACGCCCATATGGACGAGGAGGCGACCAAGGGGCATCCGTTCTTCCCTGGCCGCGTCGCGCATGGCTATCTGCTGCTGTCATTCGCGGCCGGCCTGTTCGTCGATCCCGACTATGGTCCGGTGCTGGCGAATTACGGCCTCGACTCGCTGCGCTTCGTGAAGCCGGTGCAACCGGGAGAACAGATCCAGGTGCGGCTGACCGCCAAGGAGAAGACACCGCGCAACAAGCAGTACGGCGAGGTGCGCTGGGACGTCGAGATCACGACCGGCACCGGCGAGACCGCGGCGACCTACGAACTGCTGACGATGAATGCGATGCGGGGCTAA
- a CDS encoding 2-(1,2-epoxy-1,2-dihydrophenyl)acetyl-CoA isomerase, translating to MVTDLVLTDIRAGYRVLTLNRPDRLNSFSADLHAALMAALTAAEQDKSCRALILTGAGRGFCAGQDLSDGVFTPGETPDLSMPIEKYYNPLVRKLRSIPMPAVCAVNGVAAGAGANVALACDIVIAARSAKFIQAFAKLGLVPDSGGTWFLPRLVGGARARALAMLAEPVSAERAEAWGMIWKVVEDSDLMTEAHALAASLATQPTDGLALIKQALDASERNTLDAQLDLERDLQGRAGRSADYAEGVTAFLEKRSPRFVGRA from the coding sequence ATGGTCACCGACCTGGTGTTGACCGATATCCGCGCCGGATATCGCGTCCTGACGCTCAACCGACCCGACCGCCTGAATTCATTCAGCGCCGATCTGCATGCCGCCTTGATGGCCGCGCTGACCGCGGCCGAACAGGACAAATCCTGCCGCGCGCTGATCCTGACCGGAGCGGGACGCGGATTCTGCGCCGGGCAGGACCTCTCGGACGGCGTGTTCACGCCGGGCGAGACGCCTGACCTCTCGATGCCGATCGAAAAATATTACAATCCGCTGGTGCGCAAGCTGCGCAGCATTCCGATGCCGGCCGTGTGCGCGGTCAACGGCGTGGCTGCTGGCGCCGGCGCGAACGTGGCGCTTGCCTGCGATATCGTGATCGCCGCACGGTCAGCCAAGTTCATTCAGGCCTTTGCCAAGCTCGGCCTCGTTCCTGACTCCGGCGGCACCTGGTTTCTGCCGCGGCTGGTCGGTGGAGCGCGGGCCCGGGCATTGGCCATGCTGGCCGAGCCGGTCTCCGCGGAACGGGCGGAAGCATGGGGCATGATCTGGAAGGTGGTCGAGGATTCCGACCTGATGACGGAGGCCCATGCGCTTGCCGCCTCGCTCGCGACGCAACCGACCGATGGCCTTGCGTTGATCAAGCAGGCACTCGATGCATCCGAGCGCAACACGCTTGATGCGCAACTCGATCTCGAACGCGATCTGCAGGGACGTGCCGGCCGGTCGGCGGATTATGCCGAGGGCGTGACCGCGTTCCTCGAAAAGCGCTCGCCACGTTTTGTCGGACGGGCATAG
- a CDS encoding AraC family transcriptional regulator: MPIFREQIGRMIVKLDPEPLDDGAFHAEANVRELSGLGIGSWACSNLKIARPRELLDGTDDLVLTIITSGNVRASQRGRDILLGPGQAVLQSSAEAGDMVVPVSPSRFVGLRLPRKALASLVRDPEDMLIRQMPANTEAMRLLALYIRELDDSYQLATPELRNAVVKHLVDLGALIIGANRDAAVAAEDGGLAAARLAAVKADISDNLSYGDLTLPAVAARLKLTPRHIQRLFESAGSTFSEFVLGQRLARAHHLLTDPRHSGTTIGTIAFEVGFGDLSYFNRTFRRHYGATPSDVRAAPRMR; this comes from the coding sequence TTGCCGATCTTTCGCGAGCAGATCGGACGGATGATCGTCAAGCTCGATCCGGAGCCGCTCGACGACGGCGCGTTTCATGCGGAAGCGAATGTGCGCGAATTGTCCGGGCTCGGCATCGGATCCTGGGCGTGCAGCAATCTCAAGATCGCGAGACCGCGCGAACTGCTCGATGGTACCGACGATCTGGTGCTGACCATCATCACGAGCGGCAATGTGCGCGCCTCGCAGCGCGGCCGCGACATCCTGCTCGGCCCGGGGCAGGCAGTGCTGCAGTCGAGCGCGGAGGCAGGCGACATGGTCGTCCCGGTGTCGCCCAGCCGTTTCGTCGGCCTCAGGCTGCCGCGCAAGGCGCTCGCCTCGCTGGTTCGTGATCCGGAAGACATGCTGATCCGCCAAATGCCGGCAAACACGGAGGCCATGCGCCTGCTCGCGCTCTACATCAGGGAGCTCGACGACAGCTATCAGCTGGCGACTCCCGAACTGCGTAACGCCGTCGTCAAGCACCTGGTCGATCTGGGCGCGCTGATCATCGGCGCGAACCGGGATGCAGCGGTCGCCGCCGAAGACGGCGGCCTGGCGGCCGCGCGGCTTGCCGCGGTCAAGGCCGACATTTCCGATAATCTCAGCTATGGCGATCTCACTCTGCCCGCGGTGGCGGCCCGGCTGAAGCTCACGCCGCGCCATATCCAGAGGCTGTTCGAAAGCGCAGGTTCGACCTTTTCGGAATTCGTGCTCGGCCAGCGCTTGGCGCGGGCGCATCATCTGCTGACCGATCCACGCCACAGCGGCACCACCATCGGTACGATTGCGTTCGAAGTCGGGTTCGGCGATCTGTCCTACTTCAACCGCACCTTCCGCCGGCATTACGGCGCGACGCCATCGGATGTTCGCGCGGCGCCGCGAATGCGTTAG
- a CDS encoding AraC family transcriptional regulator has protein sequence MPNAPDASDFRYSTADWAERERLAIFRERIGRMMVKLDPAPLINSVYYSDARVRALHGLGIGFWSFANLRVDRTRELLDGCDDLLMVIGASGNRLVSHRGREQAVGAGEAILMATAETATMTYPSASRLISLRLPRKALTPLVPNPEDALMRPLRPSSEALRLLTRYVRDIDDLYRSAGAELQRLIVSHVIDLAALVIGASRDGEAVAEKRGLAAARLAAVKADVGARIGECSLSLAAVARRLKITPRQIQRLFAGEGTTFSEFVLDQRLVRAHGLLIESQRSGRSISTIAFEAGFGDLSYFNRTFRRRYGATPSDIRTAPRRF, from the coding sequence ATGCCAAACGCGCCGGATGCCTCGGATTTTCGCTACTCGACCGCGGATTGGGCTGAACGCGAGCGGTTGGCGATTTTTCGGGAGCGGATCGGGCGCATGATGGTGAAGCTCGATCCGGCGCCGCTGATCAACAGCGTTTACTACAGCGATGCCAGAGTGCGTGCGCTGCACGGGCTCGGGATCGGATTCTGGTCGTTCGCCAACCTGCGGGTCGACAGGACGCGCGAATTGCTCGATGGCTGCGACGATCTATTGATGGTGATTGGCGCCAGTGGCAATCGGCTGGTGTCGCATCGTGGCCGGGAGCAGGCGGTCGGCGCAGGTGAGGCAATTCTGATGGCGACCGCCGAGACGGCCACGATGACCTACCCCTCGGCGTCGCGCCTCATCAGTTTGCGACTGCCGCGCAAGGCGCTGACGCCCCTGGTGCCCAATCCCGAGGACGCGCTGATGCGCCCGCTGCGGCCCTCGAGCGAAGCGCTGCGATTATTGACCCGCTATGTCCGGGATATCGACGATCTCTATCGATCGGCGGGCGCGGAGCTGCAACGTCTTATCGTCAGCCATGTGATCGACCTTGCGGCGCTGGTAATCGGCGCGTCGAGGGACGGGGAGGCGGTTGCAGAAAAGCGCGGCCTTGCTGCTGCGCGGCTGGCCGCGGTCAAGGCCGACGTCGGCGCGCGGATCGGGGAATGCAGCCTCAGCCTGGCCGCTGTGGCGAGGCGCCTGAAGATCACGCCACGCCAAATTCAGCGGCTGTTTGCCGGCGAAGGCACGACATTCTCGGAGTTTGTGCTCGACCAGCGGCTGGTGCGCGCACATGGCTTGCTGATCGAGTCGCAGCGCAGCGGCCGCAGCATCAGCACCATCGCGTTCGAGGCAGGGTTCGGCGATCTGTCCTACTTCAACCGCACGTTTCGCCGGCGCTACGGTGCGACGCCGTCGGACATTCGAACCGCGCCGCGCCGCTTCTGA